A window of Streptomyces sp. NBC_01224 genomic DNA:
TCCGGCGTACGGGCGCGGCAGGGTCGTCGTGTTCTTCAGCGCGGGCCGGAACTCGCCCTCCCAGTCGACGCCCTCCTCGGTCCACAGCCGCCGCAGCAGCTCGTACTTCTCCTTCTGGAGGTCCCACTGCCGTTCCTCGTCAAGCCCGAAGAGGTCGAAGTGACCGGCCTCCGCGCCTTTGCCGACGACCAGCTCGATCCGGCCCCTGGAGATCTGGTCGAGCGTCGCGAAGTCCTCGGCCACCCGCACCGGATCCAGGATCGCGACGACCGTGACACCGGTCAGGAGCCGGATGGTGGAGGTGCGGGCCGCGAGGGCTCCGAGCACCACACTCGGGCTCGACGAGAGGAACGGCCCGGCATGCCGTTCGCCGATCGAGTACGCGTCGAAGCCGAGCCGCTCCGCGATGACTCCGGTCTCGATCACCTCCTCGAACCGCTCGGCGGGGGAGGGGTGTCGACCGTTCAGCGGGTGCGGGGCGTGGCCGATGAGGGACAGCACGGAGAGCTTCATGGTTCAACTGTCCCTGCGTCATATTGCACCTGTATGGCAACCGTGTGGCGCGTTCACCGGGCTGAGCTCCCGGACATACGGACGGGGCGGCCCCCGCCTGGAAGCCGCCCCGACCTACGCGTTCGACCCCGTCAGCTCCGGTCGCCGAGCATGGACTCCACGCCGGCCCGGATCTCGTCCGTCGCCAGACCCCGGATCGTCAGCGTCGTGCGGCGGCGCAGCACATCGTCCGCCGTCTCGGCCCACTCGTGATCACGTGCGTAGGCGACCTGCGCCCAGATCTCCGGCGCGTCCGGGTGGATGCGCTCGGCCAGCGCCGGGTTCTCGTTCGCCAGCCGTGCGATGTCGAAGGAGAGCGAGCCGTAGTGCGTGGCGAGGTGGCGGGCCGTGTCGGCCGCCATGCGCGGACCGGGCGTACCGCCGTCGACCAGCAGCCGGTGCGCCACCGCGTTCGGGTTGGCGATGCCGGGCAGCGGGAGCTTCTTCGGCAGGTGCGAGATCGGCTCCATGTCCTCCGCGAGGGGGTGTCCGGGGAGCGCGGCCAGCTTGTTCATCACCGTACGGCCGATGTGGCGGAACGTCGTCCACTTGCCGCCCGCGACCGACAGCATCCCGCCGCGGCCCTCCGTCACGACCGTCTCGCGCTTGGCCTTGGACGTGTCGCCCGGGCCGCCCGGCAGCACCCGCAGACCCGCGAAGGAGTAGGTGATCAGATCGCGTGACAGTTGCTGGTCCTTGATGGAGAACGCCGCCTCGTCGAGGATCTGCGCGGTGTCCTTCTCGTTGACCGCGACGTCCGCCGGATCGCCCTCGTACTCCTCGTCCGTCGTCCCGAGCAGCAGCATGTCCTCCCACGGCAGGGCGAACGTGATGCGGTACTTGTCGATCGGGGTGGCCAGCGCGGCCTTCCAGGGACGCGTGCGCTTGAGCACCAGGTGCGCGCCCTTGGACAGACGTATCGAAGGCGCCGCGTTCGGGTCCTCCATCTTCCGCAGGTGATCGACCCACGGGCCGGTGGCGTTCAGCACGAGGCGGGCATCGACGCCGAACTCCGTGCCGTCCGTACGGTCCTCCAGGTCGGCGCCCGTCACCCGGCCCTTGGTGAACCGCAGCCCGGTGACCGCGGCATGGTTGAGGACGACCGCACCCGCGTCGACGGCCGCACGGACCGTCATCAGCGCCATCCGCGCGTCGTTCATCTGGTCGTCGCCGTAGACCGCGACGGCCTTCAGATTGTCCGTACGCAGTTCCGGCACATCGCGCTGAGCCTTCGCCGGGCTGATCACATGCCCGACCCCGTCACCGAACGCGGAGAGCGCCGAGTACGCGAACACACCCGCACCGAGCTTGGCCGCGCCGTGCGGGCCGCCCTTGTAGACCGGCAGGTAGAAGGTGAGCGGATTCGCCAGGTGCGGGGCGACCTGACGGGACACCGCGCGCCGCTCGAAGTGGTTCTCCGCGACCAGCTTCACCGCGCCGGTCTGCAGGTAGCGCAGACCGCCGTGGAGCAGCTTGGAGGAGGCGGAGGAGGTGGCGCCGGCGAAGTCGCCGGCGTCCACCAGAGCCACCCGCAGCCCGGACTGCGCGGCGTGCCAGGCGGTGGAGATGCCCAGGATGCCGCCACCGATCACCAGGAGGTCGTAGGTCGCCTTGGAGAGCTGCTCCCGAGTCTCGGCGCGGCTCGGAAGGGAGCCGGAGGCCGGGTGCGTCCCGAGCGACGGGACGCTCTGCAGGGTGGTCATTGTGATTACTCCTCGACTGTGCTGTCTTCGAGCCAGCCCATGGTCCGTTCCACGGCCTTGAGCCAGCTCTTGTACTCGCGGTCGCGGGTGTCCGCGGCCATGCGGGGTGTCCACTCGGCGGCCCGGCGCCAGTTGGCGCGCAGCGCGTCGGTGTCAGGCCAGAAGCCGACGGCGAGACCGGCGGCGTAGGCGGCGCCGAGGCAGGTGGTTTCGGCGACCATGGGCCGCACCACGGGTGCGTCCAGGAAGTCGGCGAGTGTCTGCATCAGCAAGTTGTTGGAGGTCATGCCGCCGTCGACCTTGAGGGCGGCGAGCTCGACACCGGAGTCCTTCGTCATGGCGTCGGTGATCTCGCGGGTCTGCCAGGCGGTCGCCTCCAGGACGGCACGGGCGATGTGCGCCTTGGTGACGTACCTCGTCAGACCGGCGATGACGCCGCGGGCGTCGGAGCGCCAGTACGGGGCGAACAGACCCGAGAAGGCGGGCACGAAGTACGCACCGCCGTTGTCCTCGACCGAGGAGGCCAGGGTCTCGATCTCGGCCGCGGACTTGATCAGGCCCATCTGGTCACGCATCCACTGCACCAGCGAGCCCGTGACGGCGATGGAGCCCTCCAGGGCGTACACCGGCTTCTGGTCGCCGATCCGGTAACCGACCGTCGTCAGCAGTCCGTTGTACGAGTTGACGGGCGTCTCACCGGTGTTCATCAGCATGAAGGTGCCGGTGCCGTACGTGGACTTGGCCTCGCCCTCGGAGAAGCAGGTCTGGCCGAAGAGGGCCGCCTGCTGGTCGCCGAGCGCGGAGGCGACGGGGACACCGTCCAGGACGCCGCCCTTGGCGGTGCCGTACACCTCGGCGGAGGAGCGGATCTCGGGCAGCACGGCTGCCGGGATCTCCATGGACGCGAGGATCTTGTCGTCCCACGCCAGGGTGTGCAGGTTCATCAGGAGGGTGCGCGAGGCGTTGGTGACGTCGGTGACATGGACGCCGCCGTCCGTGCCGCCGGTCAGGTTCCAGATGACCCAGGAGTCCATGGTGCCGAAGAGGATGTCGCCGCGCTCGGCACGCTCGCGCAGCCCCTCGACGTTGTCGAGCAGCCAGCGGACCTTGGGGCCCGCGAAGTACGAGGCGAGCGGCAGACCGGTCTCGCGGCGGAAGCGGTCCTGGCCCACGTTCCGGCCGAGCTCCTTGCAGAGCGCGTCGGTGCGGGTGTCCTGCCAGACCAGGGCGTTGTGGACGGGCTCACCGGTGTTCTTGTCCCAGAGCAGTGTGGTCTCACGCTGGTTGGTGATGCCGATCGCCTTCACATCGGCGGCGGTGATGTTCGCCTTGACGATGGCGCCGGCGACGACCTCCTGGACGTTCTCCCAGATCTCGGTCGCGTTGTGCTCGACCCAGCCCGGCTTCGGGAAGATCTGTTCGTGCTCCTTCTGGTCGACGGAGACGATCCGGCCGTCCTTGTCGAAGACGATGCAGCGGCTGGAGGTGGTGCCCTGGTCGATGGCCGCGATGAACGGGCCGGTGGTGTGTGCGTCGGTCACGGTGTGCTCCCGGAAGTCTGTGTGGTCTTGAGGGTTACGGCTCTGTGCGCCGCGGCTCAGGCGAAGGCGACGTTGTAGAGCCCGCCCGCGATCGCACCGCCGATGAGCGGTCCGACGACCGGGATCCACGCGTAGCCCCAGTCGGAGCCGCCCTTGTTCGGCAGCGGCAGCAGCGCGTGCACGATACGCGGACCGAGGTCGCGAACCGGGTTGATTGCGTAACCCGTCGGCCCGCCGAGGGAGAGACCGATACCGACGACGACCAGAGCGGTTACCAGTGCGCCGAGCGTGCCCAGGCCGTTGCCCTCGTTGTTGAGGCCCTGGGTGAGGATCGCCAGGACGAGCACGACGGTGGCGATGATTTCGGTGACGAGGTTCTGCACCGCGTGCCGGATCTCGGGGCCGGTGGAGAAGATGCCCAGCACCGGGCCCGCCTTCGGGGCGGAGGCCTTGTCGACCATGGCCTCTTCACCCGACTGGGCTCCCAGGATCTCCGGATCGGTGAGATGTGCCCGGAACTGCCCGTAGTACGTCAGCCAGACCAGCACCGCGCCGATCATCGCGCCGAGCAGCTGGGAGCCGAGATACAGCGGTACGTCGCTCCACTTGGTGCCGCCCTCGATCGCGAGACCGATCGTGACCGCCGGATTGAGATGCGCGCCGGAAACGCCACCGGCCAGATATGCGCCGGTCAGCACGGCGAAACCCCACCCGAAGGTGATGGCGAGCCAGCCGGCGTTCTGCGCCTTGGAGCGCTTGAGAGTGACGGCGGCACAGACACCGCCGCCGAGCAGGATGAGTACGGCGGTACCTATGGTCTCGCCGATGAAGATGTCGGAGCTGGACACCCGCGACTCCTTTGTCCTTCGTCCAGGGAAGCCGAACCCCGGGTCCCTCCGGTGGTCCGCGCCCTCATGTGAGGGCGTTTTCCGGCCCTTGGCGCTGTCACACCTTAACGCGAAATTCCGTTAGCTGTTCGACAATGCCGACCGGTGAACGGCAATGCTTCCCCTAGGTGAATCAGGCGTCAAGGGTTGTGTGGCCTATAACTCGATCGTTACCGACGGCCTGTCGGCAACGATCACGGATCGCGGCGGTCAGAAGGGCCGGGCGCCCAGATCCCTGGAGACCGCGCGGGCGCAGTCCCGCACTGCGGCGATCAGCTCGGGGCGCAGCTCCCCGTCCGCGCAGACCCGCTCCACCGCGCCGGTCACGGCCACCGCGCCGACCGGCATCCGCCGCCGGTCGTGGATCGGGGCGGCAACCGCGGCGACGCCCTCCCATGTCTCCTCCACATCGGCCGCCCAGCCGCGGGCCCGGATCAGGTCGAGCATCGTCTCGAACTCCTCCGGATCGGTGACGGTGCGCGGGGTGAAAGGCCTCCGCTCGGCCTCCAGAGCCTCGGTGTGAGCCACCGGGTCGTACGCCGCGAGCACCTTGCCCAGGGCCGTGGAGTGCAGTGGCTGCATGGCCCCCACCTCCAGGACCTGCCGGCTGTCGTCGGGCCGGAAGACGTGGTGGACGATGAGGACGCCCTGCTGGTGCAGGACCCCCAGATGGGCGCTCTCGCCGCTGGAGCGGGCCAGGTCGTCCGTCCAGACGAGCGCGCGGGCCCGCAGCTCGTGGACGTCCAGATAGCTGTTGCCCAGACGCAGCAGCTCGGCGCCCAGCTGATAGCGGCCGGACACCGCGTCCTGCTCGACGAAGCCCTCGTGCTGGAGCGTGCGCAGGATGCCGTGCGCGGTGCCCTTGGCCAGGCCCAGTGAAGAGGCGATGTCGGACAGCCCCAGCCGACGCTCGCCACCTGCCAGCAGGCGCAGCATCGCCGCCGCCCGCTCCAGCGACTGGATGTTCTTGGCCATCGCGCCGTACTCCTCCACCTTGGTTCGACAATGCTGAACACTATCGGTCGATGTCGACCCGTGCTCGATACCATGGGAAAAGTGCGGCACCACTTCGATCCGGACAGCTCCCCGCACAGCATGCCGTCCGTTCCGTGGGACGGAGTGACGGCCCCGGGCGCCGCCCGGCTACGCTGGCCTGGTGCGCCTTCCGCCGAAGACGCAAAGCCGACAGCCGTCGCATCCCAGGGAGTACATCCATGGCCTCGTCGCCGACCCCTTCCGCCGACAGCCGGAACCGAGCCGAAGCCCTCCGCGAGGCACTTGCCACCCGGGTGGTGGTGGCCGACGGTGCCATGGGCACCATGCTCCAGGCGCAGGACCCCACCCTCGAGGACTTCCAGGACCTCGAAGGCTGCAACGAGATCCTGAACGTCACGCGCCCCGACATCGTGCGCTCCGTGCACCAGGAGTACTTCGCCGTCGGCGTGGACTGCGTCGAGACGAACACCTTCGGCGCCAACCTGGCGGCCCTGGGCGAGTACGACATCGCCGAGCGGGTCTTCGAGCTCTCCGAGTCAGGCGCGCGCATCGCCCGCGAGGTCGCCGACGAGTTCACCGCCTCCACCGGCCGGCAGCGCTGGGTGCTCGGCTCCATGGGCCCGGGCACGAAGCTGCCGACGCTGGGGCACGCCCCGTACACCAAGCTCCGCGACGCCTACCAGCAGAACGCCGAGGGCATGATCGCCGGCGGTGCCGACGCCCTCCTGGTCGAGACCACCCAGGACCTCCTGCAGACCAAGGCCTCCGTCATCGGCGCCCGCCGCGCCCTGGAGGCCACCGGTGCCAATCTTCCGGTGATCTGCTCCGTCACCGTGGAGACGACCGGCACGATGCTGCTCGGCTCCGAGATCGGCGCGGCGCTCACCGCTCTGGAACCACTCGGCATCGACCTCATCGGCCTGAACTGCGCCACCGGCCCCGCCGAGATGAGCGAGCACCTGCGCTACCTCGCCCGCCACTCGAGCATCCCGCTCTCCTGCATGCCCAACGCCGGCCTCCCCGTGCTCGGCAGGGACGGCGCGCACTACCCGCTGTCCCCGGCCGAGCTGGCCGACGCCCAGGAGACCTTCGTGCGCGAGTACGGCCTCTCGCTGGTCGGCGGCTGCTGCGGTACGACCCCGGAGCACCTGCGCCAGGTCGTCGAGCGGGTCCGCGGCGTCGCCGTCACTCCCCGCACCCCGCGCCCCGAGCCGGGCGCCGCGTCCCTGTACCAGACCGTGCCGTTCCGCCAGGACACCTCGTACCTCGCGATCGGCGAGCGTACGAACGCCAACGGGTCGAAGAAGTTCCGCGAGGCCATGCTGGAGGCCCGCTGGGACGACTGCGTGGAGATGGCCCGCGACCAGATCCGCGAGGGCGCCCACATGCTCGACCTCTGCGTCGACTACGTGGGCCGCGACGGTGTGGCGGACATGGAGGAGCTGGCCGGCCGCTTCGCCACCGCCTCCACCCTCCCGATCGTGCTCGACTCCACCGAACTGCCCGTCCTGCGGGCCGGTCTGGAGAAGCTCGGCGGTCGTGCCGTCCTCAACTCCGTCAACTACGAGGACGGCGACGGACCCGAGTCCCGCTTCGCCAAGGTCACCGCGCTGGCCGCCGAGCACGGCGCCGCGCTGATCGCCCTGACCATCGACGAGGAGGGCCAGGCCCGTACCGTCGAGCACAAGGTCGCCGTCGCCGAGCGGCTCATCGAGGACCTGACCGGGAACTGGGGCATCAAGGAGTCGGACATCCTGATCGACACCCTGACCTTCACCATCTGCACCGGTCAGGAGGAGTCCCGGGGCGATGGCATCGCCACCATCGGGGCCATCCGC
This region includes:
- a CDS encoding IclR family transcriptional regulator gives rise to the protein MAKNIQSLERAAAMLRLLAGGERRLGLSDIASSLGLAKGTAHGILRTLQHEGFVEQDAVSGRYQLGAELLRLGNSYLDVHELRARALVWTDDLARSSGESAHLGVLHQQGVLIVHHVFRPDDSRQVLEVGAMQPLHSTALGKVLAAYDPVAHTEALEAERRPFTPRTVTDPEEFETMLDLIRARGWAADVEETWEGVAAVAAPIHDRRRMPVGAVAVTGAVERVCADGELRPELIAAVRDCARAVSRDLGARPF
- the glpK gene encoding glycerol kinase GlpK; its protein translation is MTDAHTTGPFIAAIDQGTTSSRCIVFDKDGRIVSVDQKEHEQIFPKPGWVEHNATEIWENVQEVVAGAIVKANITAADVKAIGITNQRETTLLWDKNTGEPVHNALVWQDTRTDALCKELGRNVGQDRFRRETGLPLASYFAGPKVRWLLDNVEGLRERAERGDILFGTMDSWVIWNLTGGTDGGVHVTDVTNASRTLLMNLHTLAWDDKILASMEIPAAVLPEIRSSAEVYGTAKGGVLDGVPVASALGDQQAALFGQTCFSEGEAKSTYGTGTFMLMNTGETPVNSYNGLLTTVGYRIGDQKPVYALEGSIAVTGSLVQWMRDQMGLIKSAAEIETLASSVEDNGGAYFVPAFSGLFAPYWRSDARGVIAGLTRYVTKAHIARAVLEATAWQTREITDAMTKDSGVELAALKVDGGMTSNNLLMQTLADFLDAPVVRPMVAETTCLGAAYAAGLAVGFWPDTDALRANWRRAAEWTPRMAADTRDREYKSWLKAVERTMGWLEDSTVEE
- a CDS encoding glycerol-3-phosphate dehydrogenase/oxidase, which produces MTTLQSVPSLGTHPASGSLPSRAETREQLSKATYDLLVIGGGILGISTAWHAAQSGLRVALVDAGDFAGATSSASSKLLHGGLRYLQTGAVKLVAENHFERRAVSRQVAPHLANPLTFYLPVYKGGPHGAAKLGAGVFAYSALSAFGDGVGHVISPAKAQRDVPELRTDNLKAVAVYGDDQMNDARMALMTVRAAVDAGAVVLNHAAVTGLRFTKGRVTGADLEDRTDGTEFGVDARLVLNATGPWVDHLRKMEDPNAAPSIRLSKGAHLVLKRTRPWKAALATPIDKYRITFALPWEDMLLLGTTDEEYEGDPADVAVNEKDTAQILDEAAFSIKDQQLSRDLITYSFAGLRVLPGGPGDTSKAKRETVVTEGRGGMLSVAGGKWTTFRHIGRTVMNKLAALPGHPLAEDMEPISHLPKKLPLPGIANPNAVAHRLLVDGGTPGPRMAADTARHLATHYGSLSFDIARLANENPALAERIHPDAPEIWAQVAYARDHEWAETADDVLRRRTTLTIRGLATDEIRAGVESMLGDRS
- a CDS encoding MIP/aquaporin family protein — translated: MSSSDIFIGETIGTAVLILLGGGVCAAVTLKRSKAQNAGWLAITFGWGFAVLTGAYLAGGVSGAHLNPAVTIGLAIEGGTKWSDVPLYLGSQLLGAMIGAVLVWLTYYGQFRAHLTDPEILGAQSGEEAMVDKASAPKAGPVLGIFSTGPEIRHAVQNLVTEIIATVVLVLAILTQGLNNEGNGLGTLGALVTALVVVGIGLSLGGPTGYAINPVRDLGPRIVHALLPLPNKGGSDWGYAWIPVVGPLIGGAIAGGLYNVAFA